One window from the genome of Nitrosospira multiformis encodes:
- the argB gene encoding acetylglutamate kinase yields MPLSPSSAKDKARILAEALPYIQRFHGKTIVIKYGGNAMVEENLKQGFARDVVLLKLVGMNPVVVHGGGPQINDMLKRIGKQGEFIQGMRVTDAETMDMVEMVLGGLVNKDIVNLINRQGGHAVGLTGKDGGFIRAKKMLMRDREKTDEWIDIGQVGEIESIDPALIALLETRDFIPVIAPIGVGESGESYNINADLVAGRLASVLGAEKLILLTNTPGVLDRHGNLLTGLTAQRVDELFEDGTISGGMMPKIGSALDAVKSGVKSCHIIDGRVEHGLLLEVLTDAGVGTLIKAS; encoded by the coding sequence GTGCCTTTATCCCCATCCTCCGCAAAAGACAAAGCCAGAATCCTGGCTGAGGCACTGCCGTATATCCAGCGTTTCCACGGAAAAACAATAGTCATCAAATATGGCGGCAACGCCATGGTTGAGGAAAATCTCAAACAGGGTTTCGCCCGTGATGTCGTGCTGCTGAAACTGGTGGGGATGAATCCCGTGGTCGTTCATGGTGGCGGGCCTCAGATCAATGATATGTTGAAGCGGATAGGCAAGCAGGGTGAATTTATTCAAGGGATGCGCGTAACCGATGCTGAAACCATGGACATGGTGGAAATGGTGCTGGGAGGCCTGGTCAATAAGGACATCGTCAATCTCATTAACCGGCAGGGCGGCCATGCGGTGGGTCTGACCGGCAAGGACGGCGGCTTCATTCGCGCAAAAAAGATGCTTATGCGGGATAGAGAGAAAACGGATGAATGGATCGATATCGGCCAGGTTGGAGAGATTGAAAGCATAGATCCTGCCCTGATTGCGCTGCTCGAAACACGTGATTTCATTCCGGTAATTGCCCCCATTGGCGTGGGTGAGAGCGGCGAGTCCTACAATATCAATGCCGATCTTGTTGCAGGAAGGCTGGCGAGTGTTCTGGGTGCCGAGAAACTGATACTACTCACCAATACGCCGGGTGTGCTGGACAGGCATGGTAATTTGTTGACCGGATTGACCGCGCAGAGGGTGGATGAACTGTTTGAGGATGGAACCATCTCAGGCGGTATGATGCCAAAAATTGGCTCAGCACTGGATGCGGTAAAGAGTGGGGTCAAGTCCTGTCACATCATTGATGGACGGGTTGAACATGGATTGTTGCTGGAAGTGCTGACAGACGCGGGTGTGGGAACACTGATTAAGGCGAGCTAA
- the slmA gene encoding nucleoid occlusion factor SlmA, whose protein sequence is MSAKPGERRDQILRVLAQMLEEPRPVKITTAALAVKLDVSEAALYRHFASKAQMFEGLIEFIEATLFSLINRWTAEEKSAMRQIEGILSLLLGFAQKNPGMTRVLTGDALINENDRLQLRINQLHDRLEATLKQVLRFAVSEGEIPANLDVSAQANLLMCYVAGRWHQFAKSGFKRDPMEYWEAQRRELLSCAVAQT, encoded by the coding sequence ATGTCAGCTAAACCCGGTGAAAGGAGAGATCAGATCCTGCGGGTTCTCGCGCAAATGCTGGAAGAGCCTCGTCCGGTGAAAATCACCACCGCGGCGCTGGCGGTCAAGCTGGATGTTTCCGAGGCGGCGCTATATCGGCATTTTGCCAGCAAGGCTCAGATGTTCGAGGGCTTGATCGAGTTCATTGAAGCCACCTTGTTCAGTCTTATCAATAGATGGACGGCGGAAGAGAAAAGCGCTATGCGGCAAATCGAAGGGATATTGTCGCTATTGCTTGGTTTTGCGCAGAAAAATCCGGGTATGACGCGAGTGCTGACCGGCGACGCACTGATAAACGAAAATGACCGCCTGCAGCTACGCATCAATCAACTGCATGACCGGCTTGAGGCGACGCTGAAACAGGTGTTGCGCTTCGCCGTCAGCGAGGGGGAAATCCCGGCAAATCTTGATGTCTCCGCTCAGGCGAACCTGCTGATGTGTTATGTAGCCGGGCGCTGGCACCAGTTCGCCAAAAGTGGATTCAAGCGCGATCCGATGGAATATTGGGAAGCGCAGCGCAGAGAATTGCTGTCATGTGCCGTAGCTCAGACGTAA
- a CDS encoding HesA/MoeB/ThiF family protein, with protein sequence MNDDQLLRYSRHILLPQIGIKGQETLIQSHVLVVGAGGLGSPAVLYLAASGVGKLTICDSDKVDLTNLQRQIAHSTDRIGIPKSDSAKKTLAGINPEVNVIALNERMDERGLLQLIRNADVVVDASDNFPTRYIINRVCTLYKKPLVSGAVVRFDGQVAVFDLRHAHSPCYHCLFPADGEDQDMRCAVMGVFAPLVGVIGCVQAAETLKILLDIGQTLNSRLLLLDGLSMEWRSIRLNKDPSCKVCGTNEYYPKSGS encoded by the coding sequence ATGAACGACGACCAACTACTGCGCTACAGCCGACACATTCTGTTGCCGCAAATTGGCATAAAGGGGCAGGAAACTTTAATCCAGTCGCACGTACTCGTGGTCGGCGCGGGGGGATTAGGCTCACCTGCTGTGCTATACCTTGCCGCGAGCGGGGTCGGTAAGCTGACTATTTGCGACAGTGACAAGGTTGACCTGACCAATCTTCAGCGGCAAATCGCTCACAGCACGGATCGCATCGGCATACCCAAATCAGATTCCGCTAAAAAAACACTTGCGGGCATTAATCCGGAAGTCAATGTCATCGCACTGAACGAGCGCATGGACGAGCGCGGGCTGCTGCAACTGATCAGGAATGCCGATGTAGTGGTGGATGCGAGCGACAACTTTCCTACCCGGTATATCATCAATCGAGTCTGCACTCTCTATAAGAAACCACTCGTATCGGGTGCCGTGGTGCGTTTTGATGGACAAGTCGCCGTATTTGATCTACGTCACGCACACAGCCCTTGCTATCACTGCCTGTTTCCCGCGGACGGCGAAGATCAGGATATGCGTTGCGCGGTGATGGGGGTGTTTGCACCCCTGGTGGGTGTTATCGGTTGTGTACAGGCAGCCGAAACGCTGAAAATCCTGCTTGATATTGGACAGACCCTGAATAGCCGGTTGCTGTTGCTAGATGGCTTGTCAATGGAATGGCGCTCCATCAGACTGAATAAGGACCCGTCTTGCAAGGTCTGCGGCACCAATGAATATTATCCTAAATCCGGTAGTTGA
- a CDS encoding S41 family peptidase has translation MGNKMRQFGLIIFGAIAGVMLSLNFSAVANKEITEVLRPLPVEELRAFTEVFGRIKSDYVEPVEDKKLITEAINGMLTGLDPHSAYLDSDAFKELQIGTQGEFGGLGIEVSMEDGFVKVISPIEDTPAFRAGIKPGDLIIKLDETAVKGLSLTDAIKRMRGKPNTPITLTVLRKGETKPLVFSLIRAIIKIQSVKSKMIEPGYAYIRITQFQEQTGENLVKAIDKLFKESTVPMKGLVLDLRNDPGGLLNGAVAVSAAFLPSNSLVVYTDGRTDDAKMKLKASPEFYLRDTKSDYLKRLPPAIKTVPMITLVNGGSASASEIVAGALQDHKRSVVMGTQTFGKGSVQTILPLGNNTAIKLTTTRYYTPNGQSIQAKGITPDILDESAKDETERLREADLDRHLSNGKPKDIKPETEAAKVEPKPAVKPPKPENGEDKNKKREPPAEFGSADDLLLTQAMNYFKGGAAASNKNPDSAKVVN, from the coding sequence ATGGGTAACAAGATGCGGCAATTCGGCTTGATTATTTTCGGTGCGATCGCCGGTGTGATGCTGAGCCTCAATTTTTCTGCTGTCGCCAACAAGGAAATCACGGAGGTTTTGCGTCCGCTTCCCGTTGAGGAACTGCGTGCGTTCACCGAAGTGTTCGGCCGCATTAAAAGCGATTACGTTGAGCCGGTGGAAGACAAGAAACTCATCACTGAAGCCATCAATGGAATGCTGACCGGCCTTGATCCTCATTCCGCCTATCTGGATTCGGACGCCTTCAAGGAATTGCAGATTGGCACGCAAGGTGAATTTGGCGGATTAGGCATTGAAGTCAGTATGGAAGACGGGTTTGTCAAAGTCATCTCGCCAATCGAGGATACGCCCGCCTTTCGCGCCGGCATCAAGCCAGGCGATCTCATCATCAAACTGGATGAAACCGCGGTCAAGGGTCTCTCGCTCACCGATGCAATCAAGCGCATGCGTGGCAAACCCAATACGCCTATTACCCTCACTGTATTACGCAAGGGTGAGACCAAGCCATTGGTATTCTCTTTGATACGCGCCATCATCAAGATCCAGAGTGTTAAATCCAAGATGATCGAGCCCGGTTATGCATACATACGTATCACGCAATTCCAGGAACAGACCGGCGAAAACCTCGTTAAGGCCATAGACAAGTTATTCAAGGAAAGTACTGTGCCGATGAAAGGCCTGGTGCTGGATCTGCGTAACGATCCCGGAGGCTTGCTGAACGGTGCGGTTGCGGTTTCCGCCGCCTTTCTACCATCTAATTCGCTGGTGGTTTATACCGATGGTCGTACCGATGACGCCAAGATGAAGCTGAAAGCCAGTCCGGAATTCTATCTGCGCGATACAAAAAGCGACTATCTGAAGCGATTGCCGCCCGCGATCAAGACGGTACCGATGATTACCCTCGTGAATGGGGGTTCGGCCTCCGCCTCTGAAATCGTAGCGGGTGCTTTGCAGGACCATAAACGTTCCGTAGTCATGGGGACGCAGACTTTTGGTAAAGGATCGGTACAAACCATACTGCCGCTAGGTAACAATACCGCTATCAAGCTGACCACCACACGCTACTACACACCTAACGGACAATCCATTCAGGCTAAGGGAATCACACCGGATATTCTTGATGAATCGGCAAAAGATGAAACCGAACGCTTGCGTGAAGCTGATCTGGACAGACATCTGTCTAACGGCAAACCGAAGGACATCAAACCTGAAACGGAAGCGGCAAAGGTAGAGCCAAAACCTGCCGTCAAACCGCCCAAACCGGAGAACGGCGAAGACAAAAACAAGAAGCGTGAGCCGCCGGCGGAATTTGGCTCTGCCGACGACTTACTGCTGACCCAGGCAATGAATTATTTCAAAGGCGGCGCGGCGGCATCGAACAAGAATCCTGATTCCGCCAAGGTTGTTAACTGA
- a CDS encoding murein hydrolase activator EnvC family protein: protein MIGINSWLHKARKFIPACVLILSHPLHAAPKVDNEDLKQLRGRIETLQKELVDTEESKSEAADALRESEQAISAANQKLITLTRTRDEANTRLRQLQAQSSQVAGGIEAQQAQLSKLLYRQYISGGGEKEYLSLLFNQQDPNQIARNLHYYGHLSRARLDGINVLRSNFQQLDALTRESREKSQEIATIQAKQTEYKKQLEQKKTEHKNLLSQISMQVDQQRREISKLKRDEERLSRLVEKIAKMLARKKKRTESRTESRTESLSNNRLPDASADGNPFAALKGRLSLPVRGELANRFGSPRADGGVTWKGLFIRSASGAEVKAIAGGRVVFADWLRGFGNLMIVDHGGSYMSLYGNNETIHKQVGEAVHGGDTIATVGNSGSNPDSGLYFELRHQGKPFDPLNWVRIK, encoded by the coding sequence TTGATCGGCATTAATTCATGGTTGCATAAAGCCCGCAAGTTCATCCCGGCTTGTGTACTGATTCTGTCGCATCCGCTTCACGCTGCTCCCAAGGTTGATAACGAAGACTTGAAGCAATTGCGCGGGCGAATTGAGACATTACAGAAAGAGCTCGTAGACACGGAGGAATCGAAATCAGAAGCGGCGGACGCACTGCGCGAATCGGAGCAGGCTATCAGCGCCGCCAACCAAAAATTGATTACGCTTACCCGGACGCGGGACGAAGCCAATACCAGGCTTCGCCAGTTACAAGCACAATCCAGCCAAGTCGCCGGGGGTATTGAGGCGCAGCAGGCGCAACTAAGTAAATTGCTCTATAGACAATATATAAGTGGCGGCGGAGAAAAAGAGTATCTGAGTCTTTTATTCAATCAGCAGGATCCTAACCAGATTGCACGCAATCTGCATTATTACGGCCATCTCTCCCGCGCCCGGCTGGACGGCATCAATGTTCTGCGCTCCAATTTTCAACAACTCGATGCACTCACCCGGGAAAGCCGCGAGAAAAGCCAGGAGATCGCTACGATCCAGGCCAAGCAAACCGAATACAAAAAACAACTTGAACAGAAAAAAACCGAACACAAAAACCTGCTATCCCAAATCTCGATGCAGGTCGATCAACAGCGGCGCGAAATCAGTAAACTCAAGCGCGATGAAGAACGCCTGTCACGCCTGGTAGAAAAAATCGCCAAAATGCTCGCCCGCAAAAAGAAACGTACCGAGTCCCGTACCGAATCCCGTACCGAATCCCTAAGTAATAACAGACTACCCGACGCATCGGCGGATGGAAATCCGTTTGCGGCGTTGAAAGGCCGCTTGAGTTTGCCGGTACGCGGGGAACTTGCCAACCGTTTCGGTAGTCCACGTGCTGATGGTGGTGTGACCTGGAAGGGATTATTCATACGCTCGGCCAGCGGCGCAGAGGTAAAGGCCATTGCAGGCGGGCGCGTAGTTTTTGCCGACTGGCTGAGAGGATTTGGCAATCTTATGATCGTGGACCACGGCGGCAGCTATATGAGCCTCTATGGCAACAATGAAACCATTCACAAACAGGTAGGCGAGGCGGTTCACGGCGGTGATACTATCGCAACGGTGGGAAACAGCGGCAGCAACCCCGATTCCGGTTTATACTTTGAACTACGTCATCAGGGTAAACCGTTTGACCCGTTGAACTGGGTAAGAATAAAATGA
- the gpmA gene encoding 2,3-diphosphoglycerate-dependent phosphoglycerate mutase, whose translation MKKLILLRHGESIWNKENRFTGWTDVDLSPKGLEEARNSGRLLRENGFAFDVAYTSVLKRAIRTLWIALDEMDQMWIPVNLSWRLNERHYGALQGLNKTETALKYGEEQVQIWRRSYSIRPPALEPEDDRYPGFDPRYRDLASQEIPLAECLQDTVARFLPYWNETIAPQVQSGQRVLITAHGNSLRALVKYLDNLSDQDVLELNIPTGVPLVYELDDNLKPLRNYYLGDRAQIEQAMQVVANQGKILPRS comes from the coding sequence ATGAAAAAACTCATTCTCCTGCGTCATGGAGAAAGCATTTGGAACAAGGAGAATCGTTTTACTGGCTGGACAGATGTGGATTTATCGCCAAAAGGTCTGGAAGAAGCCAGAAATTCCGGCCGGCTATTGCGAGAAAACGGATTTGCGTTTGATGTTGCCTATACATCAGTATTGAAACGCGCCATTCGCACTCTATGGATCGCACTGGATGAAATGGATCAGATGTGGATTCCCGTTAATCTGTCCTGGCGGTTGAACGAGCGGCACTATGGTGCACTGCAAGGGTTGAACAAAACCGAGACAGCGCTCAAATATGGCGAAGAGCAGGTACAAATCTGGCGGCGCAGCTACAGCATCCGGCCACCCGCGCTCGAACCGGAGGATGATCGCTATCCTGGGTTTGATCCTCGCTATCGGGATCTGGCCAGCCAGGAGATTCCACTAGCTGAATGCCTCCAGGATACGGTGGCAAGATTTCTGCCCTACTGGAACGAAACCATTGCTCCACAGGTCCAATCCGGACAACGCGTGCTCATTACAGCCCATGGCAACTCGCTGCGCGCACTCGTCAAATATCTCGACAATCTTTCCGATCAGGACGTTCTGGAGCTTAATATCCCCACCGGGGTTCCGCTAGTGTACGAACTTGATGACAATCTGAAGCCTCTCCGGAATTATTATCTCGGTGATCGCGCACAAATCGAACAGGCCATGCAGGTCGTGGCGAACCAGGGGAAAATATTACCTCGGTCATGA